In Notolabrus celidotus isolate fNotCel1 chromosome 8, fNotCel1.pri, whole genome shotgun sequence, a genomic segment contains:
- the guf1 gene encoding translation factor Guf1, mitochondrial: protein MSFSLVRRWGESPLFRRALQFKMYRRRVQTDRMTHILLRHRWMKRLPVFTCSSKTISTQTDKDTTDLSQFTTDRIRNFCIIAHIDHGKSTLADRLLEMTGAITKSDKNKQVLDKLQVERERGITVKAQTASLIYNHQGQKYLLNLIDTPGHVDFNYEVSRSISACQGVLLIVDANQGVQAQTVANFYLAFEAQLAVIPVINKIDLKNADPERVESQIEKLFDIPREECIKISAKLGTNVENVLQAVVNRIPAPVASVDDPFKALVFDSSFNHYRGVVANIAVFGGRVRKGDRIVSAHLGKSYEVNELGLLRPDEYQTQGLFAGQVGYIIAGMKDVKEAQIGDTLYHQERPVEALPGFKPARAMVFAGMYPMDQSDYQGLRSAIERLTLNDSSVSVQRDSSLALGAGWRLGFLGLLHMEVFNQRLEQEYNASVIVTAPTVPYKAVLTSPKLIKEHGRKEITIVNPAQFPDRSVVSEYLEPMVLGTILTPDSYTGKIMTLCSNRRGIQKNMLYIDSQRVMMKYLFPLNEIVVDFYDLLKSLSSGYASFDYENTDYQAADLIKMDILLNGQSVEELTTIVHRDRAYTTGKAMCEKLKDSIPRQMFEIAVQAAIGNKIIARETIKAYRKNVLAKCYGGDITRKMKLLKKQAEGKKKMRLIGRVEVPKDAFINVLKTKDK from the exons ATGTCGTTTTCTCTAGTGAGACGCTGGGGTGAATCACCTCTTTTCAGACGGGCTTTGCAGTTTAAAATGTACAGAAGGAGAGTCCAGACCGATAGAATGACCCACATATTGTTGAGACATCGGTGGATGAAAAGACTACCTGTGTTCACGTGCAGCTCAAAAACGAtcagcacacaaacagacaag GATACTACAGACCTGTCTCAGTTCACTACGGACAGAATCAGGAACTTTTGCATTATCGCTCATATTGACCATGGGAAAAGCACTTTGGCTGACAGGTTGTTGGAGATGACGG GTGCCATAACAAAGAGTGACAAGAACAAACAGGTGCTGGACAAGCTTCAAGTGGAACGAGAGAGAGGAATAACAGTAAAGGCCCAGACAGCCTCGTTGATTTACAACCACCAGGGACAGAAGTACCTTCTGAACCTCATTGACACACCG GGTCATGTGGATTTCAATTATGAAGTGTCTCGATCGATTTCTGCATGCCAAGGTGTCCTGTTGATTGTCGATGCCAATCAG GGGGTTCAAGCGCAGACGGTGGCCAACTTCTACCTGGCTTTTGAAGCTCAGTTGGCAGTCATCCCTGTTATCAACAAG ATTGATTTGAAAAATGCTGATCCTGAAAGAGTTGAGTCACAGATTGAAAAGTTGTTTGATATTCCACGTGAAGAATGCATAAAG ATATCAGCCAAACTTGGTACAAATGTGGAAAATGTCCTCCAGGCAGTTGTGAACAGAATTCCAGC GCCTGTGGCGAGTGTGGATGACCCATTCAAAGCCTTAGTGTTTGACTCCAGCTTTAACCACTATAGAGGAGTCGTGGCAAATATTGCTGTGTTTGGAGGCCGGGTCAGGAAAGGGGACAGGATCGTGTCAGCACATCTTGGTAAAAGCTACGAGGTGAACGAGCTGGGGCTCCTCCGGCCAGATGAGTACCAAACACAGGGGCT TTTTGCAGGCCAGGTTGGCTACATCATCGCAGGGATGAAGGATGTTAAAGAGGCCCAGATTGGTGACACGCTCTACCACCAGGAGCGGCCTGTGGAAGCTCTTCCAGGGTTTAAACCTGCCAGAGCCATGGTCTTTGCTG GCATGTACCCGATGGACCAGTCAGATTATCAAGGCCTTCGCAGTGCCATTGAGAGACTGACCCTGAATGACTCCAGCGTCTCAGTTCAGAGAGACAGCAGTCTGGCCTTGGGTGCAGGCTGGAG ACTTGGCTTCCTGGGTCTTCTTCATATGGAGGTGTTCAATCAGAGGCTTGAGCAGGAATACAATGCATCTGTGATAGTCACTGCGCCTACTGTTCCCTACAAGGCTGTTCTAACCTCACCCAAACTCATCAAG gAACACGGCCGTAAAGAGATAACCATAGTAAACCCCGCTCAGTTCCCAGACAGATCAGTTGTGTCAGAGTATTTGGAGCCGATGGTGCTGGGAACCATTCTCACTCCAGACTCGTACACGGGCAAGATCATGACTCTCTGCTCG AATCGCAGAGGGATCCAGAAGAACATGCTGTACATCGACAGCCAGCGCGTCATGATGAAGTATCTTTTCCCTTTAAATGAAATTGTTGTGGATTTCTATGATCTTCTTAAATCTCTGTCGTCTGGATATGCAAG TTTTGACTATGAGAATACCGACTATCAGGCTGCTGATTTGATAAAGATGGATATTCTGTTAAACGGGCAGTCTGTGGAAGAACTCACCACAATTGTGCACAG AGACCGTGCCTACACCACAGGGAAAGCAATGTGTGAGAAACTCAAAGATTCCATCCCGAGGCAGATGTTTGAGATTGCTGTACAGGCAGCGATTGGAAATAAGATCATTGCAAGGGAAAC AATAAAGGCTTACAGGAAAAATGTTCTTGCTAAATGT TACGGAGGTGACATAACTCGGAAGATGAAGCTATTGAAGAAACAGGCGGAAGGCAAAAAGAAGATGCGGCTTATCGGCAGGGTAGAAGTTCCCAAAGATGCTTTTATTAACGTCctgaaaacaaaagacaaatag